One genomic window of Paeniglutamicibacter sp. Y32M11 includes the following:
- a CDS encoding SDR family oxidoreductase, whose protein sequence is MLITGAGSGIGRSVTRRMLAAGWNVVLAGRREEQLRQSASAYPHALVVPTDITDSSAVERLFAAGIERFGKIDVLFNNAGVFGCAATIGELSAQQWQDVCAVNLNGTMFCAGAAFRHMQESGGGRIINNGSISAHVPRPASVAYAVTKHAVTGLTKSIELDGRPYGISCSQIDIGNAASEMMQDVGATSGALQADGSRKVEPTFDMELASATVEFIATAPAEVSINNVTITAAGMPYIGRG, encoded by the coding sequence ATGCTGATCACAGGAGCCGGGTCCGGGATCGGGCGTTCGGTGACCCGGCGGATGCTCGCCGCGGGATGGAACGTGGTCCTCGCCGGTCGACGTGAGGAACAACTGCGACAAAGCGCCAGCGCCTACCCCCATGCCCTGGTAGTTCCGACGGACATCACCGATTCGTCGGCGGTAGAGCGACTTTTCGCCGCCGGAATCGAACGTTTCGGCAAGATCGACGTGCTCTTTAACAACGCCGGTGTCTTCGGCTGCGCCGCAACCATCGGAGAGCTTTCGGCGCAGCAATGGCAGGACGTCTGCGCCGTGAACCTCAATGGGACGATGTTCTGCGCTGGAGCCGCCTTCAGGCACATGCAGGAATCCGGCGGTGGGCGCATCATCAATAACGGCTCAATCAGCGCCCACGTGCCACGACCGGCCTCCGTTGCCTACGCGGTGACCAAACATGCCGTCACAGGATTGACCAAGTCCATCGAGCTGGACGGTCGCCCCTATGGCATTTCCTGCTCGCAGATCGACATCGGCAACGCAGCCTCGGAGATGATGCAGGATGTTGGAGCAACTTCGGGTGCCTTACAGGCCGACGGTAGCCGGAAGGTCGAGCCGACCTTCGACATGGAGCTGGCCTCGGCCACCGTGGAGTTCATTGCCACGGCCCCGGCCGAGGTCTCGATCAACAATGTCACCATCACCGCGGCCGGAATGCCGTACATCGGGCGCGGCTAG
- the uraH gene encoding hydroxyisourate hydrolase: MSVTQAARSHITTHVLDTGTGRPASGVKATLEAKTASGWQEIGSGVTDADGRIQTLGPTKVEAGHHRITFGTGDYFGMTGTETFFPVVSIDFVISDTAAHYHVPLLISPFAYSTYRGS, translated from the coding sequence ATGAGTGTCACCCAGGCTGCGAGAAGCCACATCACCACCCATGTACTCGACACCGGGACCGGGAGGCCTGCCTCCGGTGTCAAGGCCACGCTGGAAGCCAAGACGGCATCCGGATGGCAAGAAATCGGGTCAGGAGTCACCGATGCCGATGGGCGCATCCAGACCCTTGGTCCGACAAAGGTTGAAGCTGGTCACCACCGAATTACCTTCGGCACGGGTGACTACTTCGGAATGACGGGTACGGAAACCTTCTTTCCCGTGGTCAGCATCGATTTCGTCATTAGCGACACCGCTGCTCATTACCACGTGCCTCTTCTTATCAGCCCGTTTGCTTATTCCACGTACCGAGGGAGCTAG
- the uraD gene encoding 2-oxo-4-hydroxy-4-carboxy-5-ureidoimidazoline decarboxylase, translating into MDISRFNALDAKTADAVLRPCADVDRWVEATLDARPFSSLEELLACAQTAANPFTEAEINAALAHHPRIGERAAGSSAEAALSRGEQSDLAFDAQVAAELLAGNRAYEERFSRLFLIRAAGRSSKEILAELRRRLRNDFETELVEVDEQLRAIALLRLAAAFNRVPDR; encoded by the coding sequence ATGGACATTTCTCGTTTTAATGCACTCGACGCAAAGACAGCGGACGCAGTGCTTCGACCATGTGCCGACGTAGATCGCTGGGTTGAAGCCACTCTTGATGCCCGCCCTTTTAGTTCTCTTGAAGAACTTCTGGCCTGTGCACAAACTGCCGCCAACCCCTTCACCGAAGCGGAGATCAACGCGGCACTGGCCCACCATCCCCGCATCGGGGAACGCGCCGCCGGGTCCTCGGCAGAAGCGGCGCTCAGCCGCGGCGAACAATCCGATCTGGCCTTCGACGCGCAGGTTGCCGCCGAGCTGCTGGCTGGGAACCGCGCCTACGAAGAACGGTTCTCCCGGCTTTTTCTCATCCGGGCCGCAGGCCGAAGCAGCAAAGAAATTCTTGCAGAACTGCGTCGCCGTCTGAGGAACGACTTTGAGACCGAGCTGGTGGAAGTCGACGAGCAGCTGCGTGCCATCGCGCTTCTGCGTCTTGCCGCGGCGTTCAACCGTGTGCCCGACCGCTAA